The genomic stretch AAGAAGGAAAAAACAATATCATAACAGTGGCCTGGACAGGTACTGTCTGTACGAACCCTCCCATGGTCTATATTTCCCTGCGAAAAGAAAGATATTCCTATGATATAATAAAGGAAACCAAAGAATTTACAATAAATCTTACAAGCGAAGAGCTCGTAAAAGCAGCGGATTACTGTGGAGTGAGATCCGGAAGAAATGTCGATAAATTTAAGGAAATGAAGCTAACGCCTGTAAAAGGAGTTCATATAGACGCACCATGTATTGAAGAAGCACCTGTAAATATTGAATGCCGCTTAAAAGAGATTATACCTCTGGGTTCTCATGATATGTTCCTGGCAGATGTTGTAGGTGTTCATGCAGCGAGCAAATACATGAACGAAAAAGGAAAATTCGAACTCAGCAAAGCAAAACCTGTTGTATATTCCCATGGAGAATATTACGGTTTAGGGGATATTATGGGAACATTTGGGTATAGTGTCAAAAAGTAAAGAGTATGAGATAGCCTGCTTTGGCAGATAATAAAAAATACTTGGCGAAGACTGATAAAGATGATATAATCACTACATTATGTGCGAAAGGACATGCCCATGAAGAATATTGTTTTAGTTGGAATGCCTTCAGCCGGTAAAAGTACCATTGGAATTATCCTTGCTAAGGTTTTGGGATATCAGTTTCTTGATTCCGACCTATTAATTCAGGAGCAGGAAAAAGAATTATTAAAGGATATCATTGACAAAAGAGGAATAGATGGTTTTCTGGCTATTGAAAATCAGATTAATAGAGAGATAGATACCGATCATACGGTGATTGCTACAGGCGGAAGTGTCATATATGGGAAAGAAGCAATGGAACACCTTCAGGAAACTGGAGTCATTGTGTATATTAAGCTAACACTTCAGACAATATCGGAACGCCTTGGAAATATCAAACAGAGAGGGGTTGTTCTTCGAAAGGGACAGACTTTGAAGATGCTTTATGAGGAGAGATGTCCTCTTTATGAAAAGTATGCCCATATAACAGTTGATGGTGAAGATCTGAACACGGAAGAGCTAATGGAAAATATTATAAATGCTCTTAAGGATTATGAAAATAACTAATGCAGTGAAAGCAGAATAGTAAAAATAGTAACGATTAGTATGTTATGTAGTTAACAAAGACTACAAGATACAGAATATGGTGAAAAATTATTTACAACCTGCATTTTTATGGTATAATCAATTTGATTTAAATTACGAATGAATATGATTGATAAAAAATAGAGAACGAACATAAACCGTGATATATGGCAGCCTCTTTGCGTAAGCTTGAGCATAAGGGGTCTAATTTTATGTAAATGTCATAAAAGAAAAAGAAATAGTGCGGACAGTATAGAAACCGCAAAATAAAGAGGTGTGCGATGGAGCAGTATATTATAAAGGGCGGCAATGCCTTGCAGGGAGAGGTCACTATCGGTGGTGCCAAGAATGCAGCACTGGGTATTTTATGTGCAGCAATAATGACAGATGAAACAGTAGTAATCGGAAATTTACCCGACATCAGTGATATTCATATACTGATACAGGCAGTTGAAGAAATCGGAGCCAAAGTTGAGCGTATAGATAAGCATACTGTTAAGGTTAACGGAAAAGATATTGATCCCTGTATTGGAATTGATTATGATTTTATCAGAAAAATAAGAGCGTCCTATTATCTTCTGGGAGCTTTACTTGGTAAATACAAAAAAGCACAGGTTGCCTTACCCGGAGGCTGTAATATCGGAAGCCGTCCTATCGATCAGCACATTAAAGGGCTGGAGGCTTTAGGCGCTACCGTAAAGATTGAGCATGGTATGATAAAAGCTGAGGCCGAAGAACTGAAAGGCAACCATATCTACCTGGATTGTGCCAGTGTTGGAGCTACTATCAACATTATGCTTGCCGCCTGTCTTTCCGAAGGTGTAACCATTATTGAGAATTCTGCAAAGGAACCGCATGTTGTTGACGTTGCGAACTTCTTAAATAGTATGGGTGCCAACATTAAAGGTACAGGAACCGATGTTATCCGTATCAAAGGTGTGGAGAAGTTAAACGGCAGTGAATACTCCATTATCCCTGATCAGATTGAAGCAGGAACGTTCATGTTTGCAGCAGCTGCAACAAAAGGAAATGTCCTTATTAAAAATGTCATACCAAAGCATCTCGAGGCCATAACAGCAAAGCTTATAGAGATTGGCGCACAGGTCGAGGAATATGATGATGCCGTAAGAGTAAGTGCAACGGGTACTCTTGGACATACTCATGTAAAGACTCTCCCTTATCCAGGTTTTCCTACCGATATGCAGCCTCAGATTTCTGCGGTTTTAGTTACTTCTGAAGGAACCAGTATTGTTACGGAAACAGTTTATGAGAACAGACTTCGATATGTGGATGAATTCGCCAGAATGGGTGCCAATATAAAAGTAGAAGGCAATACAGCGGTAATTATGGGTGTTAAGAATCTTACGGGTGCTATTGTGACTGCTCCTGATTTAAGAGCCGGTGCTGCCCTTGTTATAGCAGGCCTTGCAGCAACCGGTTTTACCTTTGTTGAACAGGTTGAGTATATTGAGCGAGGATATGAGCATTTCGAGAGAAAGATGCAGCAGCTGGGAGCCATCATGGAAAAAGTTGATGTGGAAGATGAAAAAGCAATTCAGAAATTTAAATTAAAGGTAAGTTAATAAAAGTGCTGACGTAAGGATATCTGCGTCAGCACTTTTTGTGGTATAGAAAGAATATATTCAGGTTCGCAATGAACATATATAGGTTCATAAGTATATAGGTTTACAAAGAAAATACAGTATGAAAGAATTAGAGAAGATTGTGTTCTGTTATAGCTAATTTTCCTGTTAGAGCAGAGCTTCTATGATAATATCTTTCTCTTTTGAAAGATCAAGGAAGGCTGCACCTACCTGAACGATAGGTTTGGAAAGGGCATGTTTGTTAATCATTCGTATTTCCCCTTCTTTTCCGTTGCTTAAACGGACCTTATTACCTACATAAGCTTGTATAATCTTCTCCAGGAACAAAAGCACATAAGCTGGATCATACTTTTGAAGGCCTTCGGACTCAAATACAGAGATAGCCTGAAAAGGACTTAAAGCAGGACGATAAACTCTTGCGGAGGTCATGGCATCGTATACATCAATAATTCCGATG from Anaerocolumna sp. AGMB13020 encodes the following:
- a CDS encoding flavin reductase family protein codes for the protein MNKELWKPGNMLYPLPAVMVGLKSKEGKNNIITVAWTGTVCTNPPMVYISLRKERYSYDIIKETKEFTINLTSEELVKAADYCGVRSGRNVDKFKEMKLTPVKGVHIDAPCIEEAPVNIECRLKEIIPLGSHDMFLADVVGVHAASKYMNEKGKFELSKAKPVVYSHGEYYGLGDIMGTFGYSVKK
- a CDS encoding UDP-N-acetylglucosamine 1-carboxyvinyltransferase — its product is MEQYIIKGGNALQGEVTIGGAKNAALGILCAAIMTDETVVIGNLPDISDIHILIQAVEEIGAKVERIDKHTVKVNGKDIDPCIGIDYDFIRKIRASYYLLGALLGKYKKAQVALPGGCNIGSRPIDQHIKGLEALGATVKIEHGMIKAEAEELKGNHIYLDCASVGATINIMLAACLSEGVTIIENSAKEPHVVDVANFLNSMGANIKGTGTDVIRIKGVEKLNGSEYSIIPDQIEAGTFMFAAAATKGNVLIKNVIPKHLEAITAKLIEIGAQVEEYDDAVRVSATGTLGHTHVKTLPYPGFPTDMQPQISAVLVTSEGTSIVTETVYENRLRYVDEFARMGANIKVEGNTAVIMGVKNLTGAIVTAPDLRAGAALVIAGLAATGFTFVEQVEYIERGYEHFERKMQQLGAIMEKVDVEDEKAIQKFKLKVS
- a CDS encoding shikimate kinase, which encodes MKNIVLVGMPSAGKSTIGIILAKVLGYQFLDSDLLIQEQEKELLKDIIDKRGIDGFLAIENQINREIDTDHTVIATGGSVIYGKEAMEHLQETGVIVYIKLTLQTISERLGNIKQRGVVLRKGQTLKMLYEERCPLYEKYAHITVDGEDLNTEELMENIINALKDYENN